TGAAAAAAGTTtgcagtcactgaccaagtcaaacgAAAAAAAGACGTTTGGAACCTGTACGGGTTCCGAAACGTCTTTCTTTTcatttgacttggtcagtgactgcaAACTTTTTTCACTTCAATGCCTGACCAGACGAATTTTCGTCGAAACCTAGACTACATATTCGAGTTTTCCTTTAAGCAATGTGCACTTGCCTCCAAGTTATATTGCTACGGGCAACCAATGACTGAAGTTTTTCTTTCTGTTGTCAAAAAAAGCTTTCTATATTAGCGCACATACACTTCATATGTCTGTGGCTAGTTGTGGTGTGGCCGATCACTGCcatccgccgccgccaccacctgCCTGCcatccgccgccgccaccaccggcTTGccatccgccgccgccgccgccacctccGGCTTGCCAGCCTCCTCCGCCACCGCCGGCTTGCCAGCCACCGCCGCCATCGCCACCTGCTTGccatccgccgccgccgccgccaccgtaaccgccgccgccgccagtagCGCGAGGCTTGAGCACATAAATGGTGCTTCCCTTGAATTTGGAGGCACTGCCGACTCCAACACCGCTGAAGCctccgccaccaccgccaccgccgccgccgaagcCGCCACCTCCAAATCCACCACCCCCgaaaccaccaccgccgccgccatagccacctcctcctccaccggaAGTTGTTTTCGTTGTAATCACGAACCTGTGAAGAAGATTCACATTGGGGTATCTTTTCACAGTGATTTACATAGCTGGTTCAAAGTAAAATGTTACATATTTTTCGAGGACATTAATTAACATGAGACTATCTATAGGCCTGCGAGATTTCAATAACACCCTGATTGTCGCAATGTGTTcctgaaattaaaaaaagatcATTGTTGGCCAAGTTGGCCTTGAAGTTTTACACCTGCTGAGTGGGGCATGAGCGCCACAGCTCCGCAAGGTCTATATTCCTAAAATTTCTTTATGCTActtttaatgtgaaagcattatacgtcccattacgcgaaaatctggcgttgtAGTCCGTGGCGTTGAACGAATAATGGAAGCGAAAATGGCAGATGGCAAAGGACAAAAACACGTAAACAAGTACTCGGATTGGCGCAAAAATTCTCAGgaaggttcctgtaaacaaagtaaagtaATTGCTTTGAAAAAAATATTAGGCGAATTTCGGGCTGCGTGGGAACCGAACTCGGGCCGCGGGGGGTGCGAGACGAGCGCGCTTGAGCCGACGTtacggcggctccacggttctggttgaATAAATGTGTgcttagtgcgtgcgtcattgcgcacGTCACATCGCAGCCGTCTGGCTGAATAAACGTGGGGCATAGTGCGTGCGTCGTTGAGCACGTGGTGGCGCAGCCAATgggtaggaggtggcgccacgtcattaGTGCGTAAAATAAAGAGCACtaatgtccagttgaacgccgctgagcggtgcTTCGAATTGtgaactcctcgtgggcaagcgagcacgttgagaaACGCTTGATTTGGCTTTGCCGAGGCACAGTTGGAACCCAGGCGATAGTTTGCGcagacaaggaacgcgcagagAAAAAATCATTTCACCAAcaggactataatgctttcgcattcgcgcaCATGAACAGTCGTAAGCGTCTCTGccgatcttttttctttttctgcttgaTGTATTTAGGAATTGCTGGTAGTCGTAGATGAATGCGCAGCCATTGTGAACACTGAAGGAGCTCGCGTCCTAGTATACGTAACTATGGCACTGGGGCAATGCTATCCTATGCCGTTCTTCGACCGCGAAGCATACGCTCGGAGTCTCGGTGACACAAGTATTGTGTATGCAAGATGTAAGGTAGCTGAAGCTAAATACGTCAGAGCTCTTGAAATTTGGAAAAAGGCAAATGTTTCGCGATGCAGGGAACTCTTTAGCGGGAATAAAAGATCTCTGCGCAATGACAATATTTCCAAATTACACAACGTGAGGTTATCCAATTTTATTACAGGCAAACATTTAACTTTATTGATACGATTTTCAACAGGACTTCTTTCATATGATCTACAAACCAAGGAGATTAAGCGGGTGCAGTGTTCTTCACTTCTGGACGTTAAACTCTATGCTGACGCGAGGAGAAAATTTGGAAATAGGAGATAACTATTGGTGTGgttcatgtttaaaaaaaatacaatgtgCGTTAAATTATCGTTACTGGAATACACCCATAGAGGTATTCTGTGTAGACGACTTAAGAAACAATCGCTATATCGTATTCCAGCATTCGTTGCGTATTGAAATTTGTGAACTTTATGCTAGTGGTGCTTTGAgaatgagttacaacaaattatgcAGGAACTGAGTCGGTAAAGTCCAAGAACAGGTTTGTCGAACAGTCTGCAGAAGACTAAAGCCACATGCAATAACCCGGCAAGGAATCAAATATTGGTGGACAGTAAACCACCTCTGGAATCAGTGAAGTACGATCATCTATAAAGGATTGAAATAAGACCCATATAATGAGAAGTAAATTTTTGCACGAAATAAAAATGCTTCTAGCGCATATGTCAGGTACACTGAGCTCACCAATGACAGCGTACGGGTATTCTTTAAACAAAATGTGCACAATCGCAGCATTCTACCATGACTATTCTGCGAGGCAATGTTTAGGAAAGTTTACAGAAAATTTAGTACATGCGATGGATCGTACGGCTCATGGAAGCAGAAATGATAGCTTAAAGTTTAAGAAAACGAAATAGGGCCGTGGGTACGTAGATCGTAAACCCAGGCAGCTGTCACTGTAAGTGGGACAATAGAAAGAAATGCGTTTGACAGGTTAGGCAATGTAAAGAACAGATATCCATTagcttaataataataaagtaatgGGTGCCCAACAAAAGGTAATGCACGTTTTCAAAAGTAACAGCGATAAACGGACAATGACTTaggcaaagaagaaaagaacactGGCGATGACTCAGAATGAGTTTATTTCCAGGAAAATGACATATATAAACATGGGCCAAAAGGGCCACAGAGTTTCCTGcaatatactagagggaactctggtgctttACTCGTTGAGTAACCATGGGAATAATGGAAAGTACATGGATTTCGCTGATCTTCGTGCTTGCtcattcagacgttcttgtggctttgttcaTTACACTTTGTATGCCTTTATTGTCGTAAGTTTCAGAGACGTGTATATTTTCTTTAAGTGCAGAAGACGCTACGAACCCGCGCAATCACTACTAATTGCAACGGTTCAGCTAGTctaggtggccaaatcgaaaagcgccaagcgtctcaaggcactggcttgaGGGTGTTATTTggcgcttgtcgatgcatgcgtctgtggtgtaatggtttcatTATCTTTTCATTGTTACTTTTCTAAACATGAATTACCACGAAGTCGCCCAAGTTTTCTTTATTAGAAAGAAAACAATGCAGTCAAGGGCGGCTGAGGATTAGGTGTTGTGACAAGGTAAGATAACTTTGCGTATCGCCATCGCAATGCAACCGCCACGACCTGCAGTGCAATAGAAGCCACAACATGTGCACTGAGCAGGAGAACACATTGGCCGCTGAGCCAACACGAACGGAGCGCTGGTACTGTCGACTAAAACAAGAGCTGATGGTATTCTTAGCATATACCGGATGACTACATCATCACTCAACCTGACAggctgcaaatgttgcaggcagCCCTTTTCTGAGAGAATCAGTGAGCTGGAAGAGTTAGCTGCGCCCAGTGGTCAAGGTTAAACATACGATACCTTTACAATACAGATCGAGCCTTAATAGTAGCACTGCCTTTTACATTATTTCCAAATGTGAGTATTGGTGATGGCACACGGATCGTATGTTCTTTCTGTAGATCGTACGTATATTATATAGCCACTGTTTCTGTACGCTAAGACCTTACTAAGATATTTTCTCTAACACACAACTTCCAAGTAAAGTGCTTTTCTACTAACCTGTGAACGGCGCCATCTCCACCACCGCCACCGTATCCACCGCCGCCACCGAATCCACCCCCGCCATGTCCGCCGCCGCCGAatccgccaccaccgccgccgatGTCACCGGCGAGCACCACACCGACCATGGTGGTCACAACAATCTAAGGCAAGAAAAGTAAACCAGCATGATTAAGTTATAGCACATTTGCATCAGTCTTTTTCCTGATTTTCTCTCATCATTCTTACCCTCCTACCCCTGTTCGCCTTGGCCTGTACCGAAGAGGCAACCGGCAATACCCTCTGGTTAAACTCTCCCTTTCTCTACATTTATCTCTTGCGCACCTTCAATTGTGTGCGCAAATATTGCTCCCTTCGTCCTCTATTTTACCCCCTTAGTATCTTCCCTCGTGCCGGATAGCGAATCGGACGTGcatctcgttaacctccctgcctttctttgctTCTCTCTCTGAGCATCAGTTAAAGCACAAAATTGGAGCTAAAATTTTAATGCTAGTGCTAATATTAGTGCACTAGTGCAGTTTTTGAAGTGCACCGGCCGGAGTGACCTTTTATACTGGTTCTGTGAAACCTGCCACGTGCACGCAGTGTTCACTCTCCATTTTATTTCCCCTTTTCCTTATCCCCCGTTGGAGGGTAGTAAACCGCACCCTCGACTGTTTGACTTGGCCAACCAGACAGCTAGCCGAAGCGTCTAATCCCTTTGATAACGCCATTTTGGTGGGCGTTCTGTTAATTGTCTTTCGAATATTGAAACTACTTCTCGACCAGACAATATCTCATCCAGTCATTGATTTCAATCAGCTTAGAATACCTGAGTAATTAACCTCGGTCGTCGCGAGTGATTTCAATTTCATAATTGTACGGCGCATTTGGTTTTCTCTGCAACTCATCAGCCTCATGGCGCAAAACGAAATCGCGAAGTCCCTATACGGGTAATGTAATATTCCAAAATAGAGAACCTTTTCTCTTTAATGTTCATTTTACAATTACTGCTTCAGGATAAATAAATTAGAGGTACGACAATGCATTAGGCATGCTGCGCCATGCTGCACAGATCAAAGCGCACAGATCAAAAGTACAAAGGAGGAGAGCTGAACGCGTGCAGGAAGCTCTACTTTCGTCGGTTAATTATCCATCTGTTGAGAAGAAACAGCTGCGGCAGATAAAGATTGTGCGAACTGAAACGCCTGGTAGCCGGTAGAGGTACCGCTGTTGCGCAATATGGGAGGTTACAGGTGGCAATCAGCCAGCAGTCCGGAAGTAAGCGAAGAATACAATGCtccacaatagaaaaaaaaaacgaattgaaACTAAGAAGCTGGTAGGCGGCTTTGTTGTCACGCAGGAAAGGATAATAGCATGGGAATGTAATTGACATAATGAGAACCGGAATCTCTTCCTTTTTATTTAGACGATATTACAGCCTGCTGCTTCACGAGTCGACACGGAAACGCGTTGAAGTGGACAACCGACTTTGCCGCACTTTATGAGTTGTTAAGAGGGCGTGGAAAGGGCAGACGCCCATGGCACAGTATTCAAGCGCGCGCGAGATTCACGCTGGCTGCTTTAGAAGCAGCATTATTCACTCTACGCGAGCATTTAATGTGGAGCGAATTTCTTTCCTGTTTGTTTCGTGAAACATAGAAGGGATTGTTGGCACTATAACGAAAAACTATTCTAAtctgttttcattccaatctcctgacgtcaaatgtatgaaactgccgacgcaagcatagcGCGTTGACCCTCAGGGTTGTCTGAGTTAACAGccgaatcaaacgctctcctcgtttataagaGATAACTTTCGTTTGCTTTAAAAATGAATAAAAGTGCCTACCTTTAGCAGCTTTTCTTATATAATttactgacaagaggcgaggagcaagcTCAAGAGGAGAGggcttcgatggggccgagccaatgcagtgaaaatagataaccggatgaggagggtggtgccggtgtgtGCCAATGGTCCGCtgtcccttacttagcttgcggtgactggtcgaaaatcgcggcagcgtgcaacggaaggttaagaatgccgatAAAATgggtcctcagcaaagaagagttcacCGAGCGGTGtggtatacgtgccgaaagggctcgatgacgttgtactgccacgcaaaatgctttattatacgcaaataaatccatgctatccggcaggtgtgagtagccagtgcctctgtgatcggcgggcagccatcttctattccttttggaatggggcagtctccggctatccAGAACAAaaaagtttcgttcggcatattattgcatctttaacgcgtacacgtcactttgacgcggtgagctttcgcggtttggtgacgtcgcgttacagacaggcgaagtgggtgtggttcgaaaagtttttgaccaatcgtggagggccgACTGCAGAATTGCaaacgtttggaatagctttacgttattgcGCCCGTATAAACACGCCTTTTTCGCAAGTTAATATCTCCTTTTGATTTGCTAAGTAATTGCACGCGGAGCCACATGAGTGGGTACCATCTGCCATGGTCAGGCTTCAGGCTTCCGGTCCCACACAGTGAAAAGAAAGACATCTCTGCATGACACAACATTTCTTGTTGTCATAGGATTCAAAATAAGTAATGACATCACATTGCAACTGCCAAACAATTGCCGACATCATCGCCATCCCTGCATTTTAAGGGAAATATTTACTTCTTTTACAACGAAAGCAATAAGCGATTTCGAGCAAAACGCGTCACCCTGGGCGAATGACCAAAAAAAATTTCTTCTCTGCcctcgcgatttttttttttgagcgcaaGCTGAAAATTCTAGATTCCTAAGCCTGCACGATTTGTGAAAGCAGCCCGTA
This Dermacentor albipictus isolate Rhodes 1998 colony chromosome 1, USDA_Dalb.pri_finalv2, whole genome shotgun sequence DNA region includes the following protein-coding sequences:
- the LOC139055648 gene encoding uncharacterized protein, with protein sequence MRSLIVVTTMVGVVLAGDIGGGGGGFGGGGHGGGGFGGGGGYGGGGGDGAVHRFVITTKTTSGGGGGGYGGGGGGFGGGGFGGGGFGGGGGGGGGGFSGVGVGSASKFKGSTIYVLKPRATGGGGGYGGGGGGGWQAGGDGGGGWQAGGGGGGWQAGGGGGGGGWQAGGGGGGWQAGGGGGGWQ